The Hymenobacter chitinivorans DSM 11115 genome segment AATCTGGCCGGCCATTTGGATGCTGGGCAACGACATTGACCAGAACAACTGGCCCAAGTGCGGGGAAATTGACATCATGGAGCTGCGCGGCAGCCAGCCCCGGGAATTCCTGACGACCATGCATTTTGCCAACAGCGCGGGTACCCGGGAGTATAAAGGCAAAACCCAGCCAGTCGATGCCGACATTACCGACGACTTTCACGTCTTCAGCGTGGTGCGCAGCAAAGACATGCTTCGCTTTTACTTCGATGGGGCCGCCCAGCCCTACTACACCCTCACCCCCGGCGACACGAGTCCCCACTCGTGGCCCTTCAACAACCCGTTCTTCATGATTCTGAATGTGGCCGTGGGCGGTGACTTCGACGGCGACCCGGCCGCTAACACGGTTTTTCCCCAGCAGATGCAGATCGACTACGTGCGCTACTACCAGTACAAGTAGGCTGCGGGTTCACTGACGAAGCTAATTTAGTAGTTGATTGATAATCAGCTTGTTTTTCGCAAAGGCGAAAGATGAGTAGCCCTTGCTGTGCCCTGCCGCTAAAACCGGCGGGGCCAGCTGGCCGGCCCCGGCCACCGCATGTACTTTCCCACCACTTTTACCGCACGAATTATGAAGCAACGCTTTACGAAAGCACTAGTATTGGCTGGTCTGCTGCTCCCGCTGGGTCGGGCGGCGGTGGGGCAGGTGCTCTACGAAAACTTCGAAACCACCCGCCGGGTGTCGTACTCCTACACCAGCGGCGTGTTTACCCAGACGGCCGCCAACCCCGCCGCCAACACGGTCAATAGCAGCTCCACGGTGGGCCGCTACGTGCGCAACACGGCCGAGCAGTTCGACGTCATCGTCATCAATCCGCTGGCCCCGCGCCTGGCCGACGCCTCGGCTTACCTAGCTGGCACCAAAAAAATCAGCCTGAAAATATACAGTCCAGCCGCGGGCAAGGCCGTGCAGATTGTGGTGCAGAACAAGACCAAGGCGGGCACGGGCTACCCCAACGGCAACCTGGGCGGCACCTTCAACGCCACGACCACTGTGGCTAACGCCTGGGAAACCCTGACCTTCACCTACACCGCGGGCGGGGCCGGCACTTTCGACCCCACCGTAACGCCCACCGACGCCGACCAGCTGGTGCTGCTCATTGAGCCCGGCACCAACAGCGGCGCCACCTACTACCTCGACGACATCATGGGCCCCGAGCTGGTAACAGCCGCCCCGGTAGTGGATCAGCTCTACGAGAACTTCGAGAATACCCGCCTGCTGAACTACGTGCTCAAAAAGAGCAACGGCGGCTTCAACGGCGACACGCTCAATAACGCGTCGTCGGCAGCCAACAACAGTGCCCGGGTGGGCCGCTACACCCGCAGCAACCTGCAGTACGACGTGCTGGTGGTGCGCCCCAAGCGCCGCCCGGCCGACGTATCGGCCTATCTAACCAATGCCAAGCAGATGACCATGAAGGTGTTCAGCCCCGGGCCCGGCATTCAGTTCCAGATTACGATGCAGGACTCGACCAAGGCCGGGGCCACCAACTACCCGCTGGGCCGCCACTCGGAGTACGTGGCTACTACCACGGCTACCAACGCCTGGGAAACCCTGGTTTTCACCAACAGCAACCGGCCCGACGCCACCATTTCCTCGACCTCGGTGAATGAATTGGTGCTGCTGATTGCGCCCAACACGACCACCAAAGGCCGCTACTACCTCGACGACTGGTACGGCCCCACGCTGCAAACTACTTCGGCCACCACGGCGGCCCGCCCCCTGGGCGCGGAGCTGGCGCCCTGCTGGCCCAACCCGGCCGCTGAGCAAACCAGCATCAGCTTCTCGCTGGCCAAGCCCGCTACGGTCACGCTGGCCGTGTACGACGCCCAGGGCCGCCGCGTAGCTACCCTGCTCGACAACCAGTCCCAAACCGGCGGCGACCATAGCGTGCAGCTAACCACGACCTCATTGGCCGCCGGCCTCTACCACTACCGCCTGGAAGTCGGCGACCGGGCCGTGAGCCGGGCGTTTAGCATCGTCCACTAAGCTCTTTTACGCAAGCACCACGCCCGCTTGCTCATGCAGACAAGCGCCGTGGCCAAGAGGCCGGTTCCGCAATGGTTAGGAGAGCGGACCGGCCTCTTTTTGCGTCTCAAATCCTTACTATTGGCTTTTCGAACTCTATAGCTCCTTTCTATGGCTCTTGTTGCTCCTTCCTCCGTCGGCCCGTCGGCAGCTGCTGCCGGCGCCAGCCCCGATGCCCCGCGTTATACCTCGGCCCTGGCCTCGCTGACGGTGCTGTTCTTTATGATGGGCTTCATTACCTGTCTCAACGACATTCTGATTCCCTACCTCAAGGGCCTCTTCACGCTGAGCTACGCCAAGGTCAACCTGGTAAACTTCTGCTTTTTCGGGGCCTACCTGGTCATG includes the following:
- a CDS encoding T9SS type A sorting domain-containing protein, with protein sequence MKQRFTKALVLAGLLLPLGRAAVGQVLYENFETTRRVSYSYTSGVFTQTAANPAANTVNSSSTVGRYVRNTAEQFDVIVINPLAPRLADASAYLAGTKKISLKIYSPAAGKAVQIVVQNKTKAGTGYPNGNLGGTFNATTTVANAWETLTFTYTAGGAGTFDPTVTPTDADQLVLLIEPGTNSGATYYLDDIMGPELVTAAPVVDQLYENFENTRLLNYVLKKSNGGFNGDTLNNASSAANNSARVGRYTRSNLQYDVLVVRPKRRPADVSAYLTNAKQMTMKVFSPGPGIQFQITMQDSTKAGATNYPLGRHSEYVATTTATNAWETLVFTNSNRPDATISSTSVNELVLLIAPNTTTKGRYYLDDWYGPTLQTTSATTAARPLGAELAPCWPNPAAEQTSISFSLAKPATVTLAVYDAQGRRVATLLDNQSQTGGDHSVQLTTTSLAAGLYHYRLEVGDRAVSRAFSIVH